The Alphaproteobacteria bacterium genome contains the following window.
AGGACGAAGGCTCCGATGGTTCCCAGCGCCGCCGATTCGGTTGGTGTGGCGACGCCCATGAGGATCAGCCCGATAACCAGAAAGACGATGGCGGCCAGGGGGAAGACGTATTTCAAGGTGTCGCGGATCTTGGGCCAGAGCTGTTTGTCGCCGGTCTGGTAGACGGGTGCCAGTTCGGGCTGCAGGCTGCAGCGGATCATGATGTAGGCGGTGTAAAGGACGGCCATCAACAAGCCGGGAATGACGATGCCCATAAGAAAGCCGCCCACCGAAAAATTGCCGATGGCGGCCAGCAGCACGCCCAGCGCCGAGGGCGGGATCATGATGGCCAGGCCACCCGAGCCCAGGATGGGGCCCAGCGTCATGGGCTTTTTGTAGCCCCGTGCCTCCATGTCGGGCACCAGGATCTTGCCCAGCATGGCGGTGCCGGCCATGGCCGAGCCGGTCAGTGTGGCGAACATGGTGCCGCCGCCCACCGCCATCAGGCTGAGGCGGCCGGGAATGCGGCCCATCCAGCTGTCCAGTACGTCCATCTGCTTGGCGGCGATGCCGGAGCGGAACTTGATCTCGCCCATCAAAATAAAGAGCGGCACCGGCAGGATGGTGAAGTGCGTTACCGAGGCCATCACCGAAAGTGTCAGTTGCGTCAGTTCGGCGGCGCCGTTCCACAACAGAAAGGCACCCACCACGTTGATGGAGAGAAAGGCGAAGGCCACGGGCAGACCGATGGCCAGCAGCACCATCAGGGCCGCGAAGATGATCAGCAGGGTGAGCCACCACTCCATCTCAACCCGCGGCCCGCCAGTGTTCCAGCCCCAGGCGGCAGAACCGCAGGCATGGCTGGCCGTACGGCCAGTCATGCCTCCAAGCGCAACTTGTCCCTAATTTCCCTGTCTCACATCAGGGGTACAGTCCAATGGTGTCCCTGCTGCAACCGGAAAATCCAGAGAGCCAGGACCGGTCAATCCATTTTATGACGCAGTAGGAATAATTCCCGTTGTGCCTTCCTGGCTCGCGCTCGGCGTTTGATTGCTTCTCCGCCGAAATTGACGGGATCGCCACTCTGACGGCCCAACTCGATCTCGCGGCGCAATGCCCAAAGCCGGGTCTCTCTATCTTCAGGCAAACGCAATCCTCCTCGTTGCCAACTCTATCCCGGAAACCGAGCCGTGGCCGTTCCCAACCCCTGGATATCGATCTCAACCACGTCACCGACCGCCACCCATTTGGTTTCGACCAGGCTGCCGAGCAGCACGAAATCCCCGGCCCGCAGACTCCGGCCGCGCTCGGCGCGGGCGTTGGCGAGCCACACCAGGGCCTCCAGGGGATGACCCAGGATGTCGCGGCCGAGCCCTGTGCCCACCACCTCGCCGTTGATCGCCATGCTGCCTTCGAGGGCCGCCGGATCGAGGCCGGCCAGCGGATGGGCGCTGCCCAGTACGCAGCCGGCGCCGAAAAAGTCGTCGGCCACCAGGCTGGGGGCATCGAGGGCGCGGAAGTCGGCATAGCGGTCGTCGACCACCTCGATGGCCGCCATGATGCCGCCCACGGCAGCCGCCACCATCTGGCGGTCGTAGGGCGCGTTGGCGGCGGGCAGGTCGGTGACCAAATTTACCGCCAGTTCGCATTCGACGCCGACGTGGTGGAAGCGGGCGTGGGGAAAGCTGTCCTCG
Protein-coding sequences here:
- a CDS encoding TRAP transporter large permease subunit, whose product is MTGRTASHACGSAAWGWNTGGPRVEMEWWLTLLIIFAALMVLLAIGLPVAFAFLSINVVGAFLLWNGAAELTQLTLSVMASVTHFTILPVPLFILMGEIKFRSGIAAKQMDVLDSWMGRIPGRLSLMAVGGGTMFATLTGSAMAGTAMLGKILVPDMEARGYKKPMTLGPILGSGGLAIMIPPSALGVLLAAIGNFSVGGFLMGIVIPGLLMAVLYTAYIMIRCSLQPELAPVYQTGDKQLWPKIRDTLKYVFPLAAIVFLVIGLILMGVATPTESAALGTIGAFVLAALYRGLTWDIAKEALLSTLTTTVMMFMILTGSTAFSQLLAFSGASAGLLEFATSFDVAPIVVVVMMQIVLLALVVRF
- a CDS encoding fumarylacetoacetate hydrolase family protein — translated: MDQEAINRAAELFRDNRLKPIPLAALPDDCRPGSESDAYRIQEALAPLLTAAGMGPVAGYKIGCTTPVMQAYLEIDHPCAGHIFGHTVGLGEDSFPHARFHHVGVECELAVNLVTDLPAANAPYDRQMVAAAVGGIMAAIEVVDDRYADFRALDAPSLVADDFFGAGCVLGSAHPLAGLDPAALEGSMAINGEVVGTGLGRDILGHPLEALVWLANARAERGRSLRAGDFVLLGSLVETKWVAVGDVVEIDIQGLGTATARFPG